The following proteins are co-located in the Pseudomonas antarctica genome:
- a CDS encoding isocitrate lyase/PEP mutase family protein, with translation MPKISHSALRRNFRELLAKKMCVETASVFDPMSARIAADLGFEVGILGGSVASLQVLAAPDFALITLSEFVEQATRIGRVAQLPFIADADHGYGNALNVMRTVEELERAGVAALTIEDTLLPAQFGRKSTDLISVEEGIGKVKAALEARVDPQLSIIARTNAGVLPTEDVIARTKAYEHAGADGICMVGVKDFEHLEQIAENLTVPLMLVTYGNPKLNDSERLASLGVRIVVAGHGAYFASIKATYDSLRAQRKMTSSTSNLSATELTHTYTLPESYVAWAAEFMDVKE, from the coding sequence ATGCCGAAGATTTCTCACTCAGCGTTGCGCCGCAACTTCCGTGAATTGCTTGCAAAGAAAATGTGCGTTGAAACCGCCTCCGTTTTCGACCCCATGTCCGCCCGTATCGCGGCAGACCTGGGGTTTGAGGTCGGTATCCTGGGTGGCTCAGTCGCGTCTTTGCAGGTACTGGCCGCACCGGATTTTGCATTGATCACGCTGAGTGAGTTCGTCGAGCAGGCCACCCGGATTGGCCGTGTCGCCCAACTGCCTTTCATCGCTGACGCCGACCACGGTTACGGCAATGCCCTGAACGTGATGCGCACCGTCGAGGAGCTTGAGCGTGCCGGCGTGGCCGCACTGACGATTGAAGACACGCTGTTGCCCGCCCAGTTTGGCCGTAAATCCACCGACCTGATTTCTGTTGAGGAAGGCATCGGCAAGGTCAAGGCGGCGCTGGAGGCGCGTGTCGATCCGCAGCTGTCGATCATCGCCCGGACCAACGCAGGGGTGTTGCCGACCGAAGATGTCATCGCCCGTACCAAGGCCTATGAACACGCCGGTGCGGACGGCATTTGCATGGTTGGGGTCAAAGACTTCGAGCACCTTGAGCAGATCGCAGAAAACCTCACCGTGCCACTGATGCTGGTGACCTACGGCAATCCGAAGCTCAATGACAGCGAGCGCCTGGCCAGCCTGGGCGTGCGCATTGTGGTGGCCGGCCACGGCGCCTACTTTGCGTCGATCAAGGCGACTTACGACAGCTTGCGCGCCCAGCGCAAGATGACCAGCAGCACCTCGAACCTCAGCGCGACTGAACTGACGCATACCTACACGTTGCCGGAGAGCTACGTGGCATGGGCTGCAGAGTTCATGGACGTTAAGGAGTAA